From a single Phalacrocorax aristotelis chromosome 1, bGulAri2.1, whole genome shotgun sequence genomic region:
- the SOCS2 gene encoding suppressor of cytokine signaling 2 produces MTLRSAGSLESAESARARRGHPGAAAAAVAAAPVAEESREAAQLAVAMEELRRAGWYWGNMTVAEAKERLQDAPEGTFLVRDSSHSEYLLTISVKTSAGPTNLRIEYQDGKFRLDSITCVRSRLKQFNSVVHLIEYYVLMCKDRTETPSNGTVHLYLNKPLYTSAPSLQHRCRITINKCTNQIWELPLPTRLKEYLKEYQYQV; encoded by the exons ATGACCCTGCGCTCCGCCGGCTCCCTGGAGAGCGCGGAAAGCGCCCGGGCGCGCCGGGGGcaccccggggcggcggcggcggcggtggcagCCGCGCCTGTTGCCGAGGAGTCCCGTGAGGCGGCGCAGCTGGCCGTGGCCATGGAGGAGCTGCGGCGGGCAG GGTGGTACTGGGGCAACATGACTGTTGCTGAAGCTAAAGAGAGATTGCAGGATGCCCCCGAAGGGACCTTCTTGGTTAGGGACAGTTCACATTCAGAGTATCTACTGACTATTTCGGTAAAAACATCAGCGGGACCTACAAATCTACGTATAGAATATCAAGATGGCAAGTTTAGACTGGATTCTATCACTTGTGTCAGATCTAGGCTTAAACAGTTCAACAGTGTTGTGCATTTGATTGAGTACTATGTTCTTATGTGCAAGGACAGAACCGAAACACCTTCAAATGGAACAGTTCATCTTTACTTGAACAAACCTCTCTATACGTCCGCTCCATCTCTGCAACACCGCTGCAGAATAACTATAAATAAGTGTACAAATCAGATCTGGGAGCTGCCGTTACCAACAAGACTAAAAGAGTACTTGAAAGAGTACCAATACCAggtataa